From a region of the Georgenia yuyongxinii genome:
- a CDS encoding dihydrofolate reductase, whose protein sequence is MIWAQAHDRVIGAGGTMPWHLPEDLAHFRAATTGSAVVMGRGTWESLNPRYRPLPGRRNIVLTRQVGFVAEGAEVVGTLDDALRLTSDAWVIGGGQVFAEALSRADRLVVTDIDLAVDGDTRAPAVDDRVWEVDAADPDRGWHTAANGLHYRFTTFHRRAS, encoded by the coding sequence ATGATCTGGGCGCAGGCCCACGACCGGGTCATCGGTGCCGGTGGCACCATGCCCTGGCACCTGCCCGAGGACCTCGCGCACTTTCGTGCCGCCACGACCGGCTCCGCCGTCGTCATGGGGCGGGGCACCTGGGAGTCGCTGAACCCGCGCTACCGGCCACTGCCCGGGCGCCGCAACATCGTGCTCACCCGCCAGGTGGGGTTCGTGGCCGAGGGCGCAGAGGTGGTCGGCACGCTCGACGACGCCCTGCGCCTGACTAGCGACGCCTGGGTGATCGGCGGCGGGCAGGTCTTCGCCGAGGCCCTGTCCCGCGCCGACCGGCTGGTGGTCACCGACATCGACCTGGCGGTCGACGGCGACACACGCGCCCCGGCGGTCGACGACCGCGTCTGGGAGGTCGATGCCGCGGACCCCGACCGCGGCTGGCACACCGCCGCGAACGGCCTGCACTACCGGTTCACCACGTTCCACCGCCGCGCGTCGTAA
- a CDS encoding OmpA family protein: MSPSPFAHPYRLRARARAGDAGAGAARAGVAGVGVARAGVAGALVVTLVATLAPAAHSFTSPDELPEPTAELLARSVIAWDPTGSVIAWDTADTVRSVEQVQTEGAQTTITLATDVLFTPDSAELPTTAAGRVGELVGQIPDGAAVQVHGHTDSVQGAVDNHRLSTARAEAVAAVVRAERPDLLLDVAGFAATRPAVTEKPEDPSTRAANRRVEIVYAG, translated from the coding sequence ATGAGCCCGTCACCCTTCGCCCACCCCTACAGGCTGCGGGCACGTGCCCGCGCGGGTGACGCGGGCGCGGGAGCTGCGCGCGCCGGCGTCGCGGGCGTGGGAGTTGCGCGCGCCGGCGTCGCGGGCGCCCTCGTCGTCACCCTGGTTGCGACGCTCGCACCGGCGGCGCACAGCTTCACGTCACCCGACGAGCTGCCGGAGCCCACGGCGGAGCTGCTCGCCCGGTCGGTCATCGCGTGGGACCCGACCGGCTCGGTGATCGCGTGGGACACCGCGGACACAGTGCGCAGCGTCGAGCAGGTGCAGACCGAGGGCGCACAGACCACGATCACCCTCGCCACGGACGTCCTGTTCACGCCGGACAGCGCCGAGCTGCCCACGACCGCCGCCGGCCGGGTCGGCGAGCTCGTCGGCCAGATCCCCGACGGCGCGGCGGTGCAGGTGCACGGGCACACCGACTCCGTCCAGGGCGCGGTGGACAACCACCGGCTGTCCACCGCCCGGGCCGAGGCCGTGGCCGCCGTCGTCCGGGCCGAGCGACCCGACCTCCTCCTCGACGTCGCCGGCTTCGCCGCCACCCGGCCGGCCGTGACGGAGAAGCCGGAGGATCCCTCGACCCGGGCGGCGAACCGCCGGGTGGAGATCGTCTACGCGGGCTGA
- a CDS encoding VOC family protein, whose amino-acid sequence MTETVQHAAPAPTRAVEELLPASTSMGAVTLLVGDLDLMTRYYRDAVMLTVMRAEGNEVVMGRHGTPLLVLRHDPSLPPGSPRSAGLFHTAILFEDQAALAAVLASVAVRAPGTYAGAGDHDVSEAFYFTDPEGNGVELYVDRPRETWEWTNGQVKMGTKWLDPNRFLAEHLTDAAREIIATADPTIPTTPASGLAGAVVGHVHLQVGDVATARDFYVRTLGFEETTSLGNQALFVSAGGYHHHMAMNTWNSAGAGPRVPALGLGTVDIVLPSTEQVAAVSGRLAADGVQLRHDGAVLRLNDPWNNLIEIRAAA is encoded by the coding sequence ATGACCGAGACCGTCCAGCACGCCGCCCCCGCGCCCACCCGCGCCGTCGAGGAGCTGCTGCCGGCCAGCACCTCCATGGGCGCCGTCACCCTCCTCGTGGGCGACCTCGACCTCATGACCCGGTACTACCGCGACGCCGTCATGCTCACGGTGATGCGGGCCGAAGGCAACGAGGTGGTGATGGGTCGTCATGGCACGCCGCTGCTCGTGCTGCGGCACGACCCCTCGCTCCCGCCCGGCTCACCGCGCAGCGCGGGCCTGTTCCACACCGCGATCCTCTTCGAGGACCAGGCCGCCCTGGCCGCCGTCCTCGCGTCCGTCGCGGTCCGGGCGCCGGGCACCTACGCCGGCGCCGGCGACCACGACGTCTCCGAGGCCTTCTATTTCACCGACCCGGAGGGCAACGGCGTCGAGCTGTACGTCGACCGCCCCCGCGAGACGTGGGAGTGGACCAACGGCCAGGTCAAGATGGGCACCAAGTGGCTCGACCCCAACCGTTTCCTCGCCGAGCACCTCACGGACGCCGCCCGCGAGATCATCGCGACGGCCGACCCCACCATCCCCACCACGCCCGCCTCCGGGCTGGCCGGTGCCGTCGTCGGTCACGTGCACCTGCAGGTCGGCGACGTGGCCACCGCGCGGGACTTCTACGTGCGCACGCTGGGCTTTGAGGAGACGACCAGCCTCGGCAACCAGGCGCTGTTCGTCTCCGCCGGTGGTTACCACCACCACATGGCGATGAACACCTGGAACAGCGCGGGCGCCGGCCCGCGCGTGCCCGCCCTGGGCCTGGGCACGGTCGACATCGTGCTGCCCAGCACCGAGCAGGTTGCCGCAGTGTCGGGCCGGCTGGCGGCCGACGGGGTCCAGCTTCGTCACGACGGCGCCGTGCTGCGTCTGAACGACCCCTGGAACAACCTCATCGAGATCCGCGCCGCGGCCTGA